A window of Trichoderma atroviride chromosome 3, complete sequence contains these coding sequences:
- a CDS encoding uncharacterized protein (EggNog:ENOG41), with product MASNTTISSNSSSSSSSNNSSTMPMQWDSSTRLIKYSLPPQLSMDEQLQEQMDPNLYAQLVATNMYLAQQQQRLQQQLRSVQAAAQQFQQLNIGTNQLAQQQAAAFYEQQQHLAAQAAAAQGQQVYYDSATGQYYVDTSAAKAVSAISVEQQPMTPGFNNFQLQMQMMQQQSRQQQQQGGTPRVQVSPPPEGQQGSFRGSSPPRRFDSPTEVTPLPPPSANAFRRGHKKSSSLAVNSVLAAAAAAGDAGKSPAPKTATFPAPATGGYGPGQARAGEHPIRQPRGPPSMDELKSKPTAKHEGSKNFATRTRRSAVHNLVRAGLERRKGSGSSSGSMSPVSETAEESATPITDNESDSGRSGSGSLAGEVECRNSRASAAGGWGAIGSDRPGSRQKVRGSVDSNSGSESDSNSFADVFKNGALRASKSQEAADGQRKAPRLVLTSVEKRKMASVA from the coding sequence ATGGccagcaacaccaccatcagcagcaacagcagcagcagcagcagcagcaacaacagcagcactaTGCCAATGCAATGGGACAGCAGTACACGGTTGATCAAGTACTCGCTCCCCCCCCAGCTGTCCATGGatgagcagctgcaagagcAGATGGATCCCAACCTCTATGCCCAACTTGTCGCTACCAACATGTATCTtgcccaacagcagcagaggctTCAGCAACAGCTTAGGAGCGTCCAGGCCGCAGCCCAGCAattccagcagctcaacatTGGCACCAACCAGcttgctcagcagcaggccgctGCTTTctacgagcagcagcaacatctcgCCGCACAGGCTGCCGCCGCTCAGGGCCAACAAGTCTACTACGATTCCGCTACGGGCCAATACTATGTCGATACCTCGGCCGCCAAGGCTGTTTCTGCCATCAgcgttgagcagcagcccatgACTCCCGGCTTCAACAACTTCcagctgcagatgcagatgatgcagcagcagtctcgccagcagcagcaacaggggGGCACCCCTCGTGTCCAGGTTTCGCCGCCTCCTGAGGGCCAGCAGGGCTCGTTCCGTGGCTCCTCGCCCCCACGCCGCTTCGATTCTCCCACCGAGGTcactcctcttcctccaccatCTGCCAACGCCTTCCGACGCGGACATAAGAAGTCATCCTCTCTCGCCGTTAACAGCGTGctggcagccgccgccgccgcagggGACGCTGGCAAGTCTCCTGCGCCCAAGACGGCCACCTTCCCCGCCCCTGCCACTGGTGGATATGGCCCTGGTCAGGCTCGGGCTGGTGAGCATCCAATCCGCCAACCTCGTGGCCCACCTTCCATGGACGAGTTGAAATCGAAGCCCACGGCCAAACATGAGGGCAGCAAGAACTTTGCGACCCGCACCCGACGATCGGCTGTTCACAACCTTGTTCGTGCTGGTCTGGAGCGCCGCAAAGGAtctggcagctccagcggcagcatgAGCCCCGTCTCCGAGACGGCTGAAGAATCAGCGACACCCATTACTGACAACGAGTCCGACTCTGGACGCAGTGGCTCAGGCAGCTTGGCTGGTGAGGTGGAATGCCGTAATTCGCgagcctctgctgctggcggctggGGCGCTATCGGCTCAGACCGACCTGGCTCGCGGCAAAAGGTCCGCGGCAGTGTTGACAGCAACTCTGGCTCTGAGAGCGACAGCAACTCGTTTGCCGATGTTTTCAAGAATGGTGCTCTGCGAGCATCCAAATCACAGGAGGCTGCAGATGGTCAGCGCAAGGCCCCCAGACTGGTTCTGACCAGCGTTGAGAAGCGCAAGATGGCTTCTGTAGCATAA
- a CDS encoding uncharacterized protein (EggNog:ENOG41~TransMembrane:1 (o26-44i)): MPATTRGGLPGADYNYLKAQPPAWDSVRTALSIFALFVIARYCVHKTYRWLRPAARRNTTAPSSPTYNLLRQRLCQPHLGPMDDEKRIQGVNDQLQEHVNPATTAASTTTTMTTTTSPIDRHPHWRGTGGALPGPFISRLPPAPPLTPPELSTAVFTLDEQSPSSQSFIHQPNPDYMSSTSTTALHTDGPDSASIPRRRSYTKTFPISVSVSHSPPSQSPEAESLDSAFSPSSYPPSTGLLPPAPPSGLDLDADDYSHGHGHRNVDLQGEIISVLDREGAGWTRHTRVYGGGACLACAASGGGFYGANVTPEEMR; this comes from the coding sequence ATGCCCGCAACCACTCGTGGAGGCCTACCCGGCGCCGACTACAATTACTTGAAAGCCCAGCCGCCCGCTTGGGACTCGGTTCGAACTGCGTTATCCATCTTTGCCCTGTTTGTCATTGCACGCTATTGTGTGCACAAGACGTACCGATGGCTTAGACCAGCTGCGAGGCGTAACACCACTGCACCGTCCTCCCCCACTTACAACCTGCTGCGGCAAAGACTGTGCCAGCCACACCTGGGCCCGATGGACGATGAAAAGAGGATTCAAGGGGTCAACGACCAACTACAAGAGCATGTCAATCCGGCCACGACGGCGGCCTCAACCACGACGACCATGACTACGACAACTTCTCCCATTGATCGGCACCCGCACTGGAGAGGCACCGGTGGCGCCTTGCCTGGGCCCTTCATCTCCCGGCTGCCTCCCGCGCCACCTTTGACTCCGCCGGAGCTGAGCACAGCCGTCTTCACGTTGGACGAGCAGtcgcccagcagccagagcttcATTCACCAGCCCAACCCCGACTACATGTCCTCGACGTCCACCACTGCCCTTCACACAGACGGCCCTGATTCTGCCTCCATCCCCCGGCGTCGATCCTACACTAAGACGTTCCCCATTAGCGTCTCCGTGTCTCACTCTCCTCCCTCGCAGTCGCCCGAGGCTGAATCCCTTGATTCAGCCTTTTCGCCCAGCTCCTACCCCCCGTCGACTGGGTTGTTGCCGCCTGCGCCTCCCTCCGGTCTGGACCTGGACGCGGATGATTacagccatggccatggccaccgaAACGTTGATTTGCAAGGCGAAATCATCTCCGTCCTCGATCGCGAGGGAGCTGGATGGACTCGCCATACACGCGTATACGGTGGCGGAGCCTGTCTCGCATGTGCCGCCAGCGGCGGAGGTTTCTACGGAGCCAATGTTACCCCAGAAGAGATGCGATGA
- a CDS encoding uncharacterized protein (TransMembrane:1 (i21-38o)), whose translation MTTAEKQEEQTRRRRQRPLRIVSISSAASVVIVIIIITKTKSTKPAREAQKKGRFTCASTELKPSSQSGRATMATPIAVRTLTSSPTTRGLAGPSCLAPLESFARTLLVFCRERA comes from the coding sequence ATGACTACagcagagaagcaagaagaacagacacggcggcgacgacaacGCCCTCTACGCATCGTCAGCATCTCATCAGCGGCATCAGtggtcatcgtcatcatcatcatcacaaagACAAAGTCCACCAAACCGGCACGTGaggcgcaaaaaaaagggcgttTTACTTGTGCAAGCACTGAACTAAAACCCTCCAGTCAATCAGGAAGAGCCACGATGGCGACGCCCATTGCCGTAAGAACACTTACTAGTAGTCCAACGACTCGAGGATTGGCGGGGCCCAGTTGTTTGGCTCCCCTCGAGTCCTTTGCACGAAcgcttctcgtcttctgccGGGAGCGCGCCTAA
- a CDS encoding uncharacterized protein (BUSCO:EOG092D0BA6), translated as MPAENIYPASNGRFAGGTPRERSSTQSTPSRKERARENAAMQDPGLKDYRLGECLGKGAFGSVYKAFNWGTGEAVAIKQIKLTDLPKSELRMMESEIDLLKNLFHDNIVKYIGFAKTTDCLNIILEYCENGSLHSICREYGKFPENLVGVYMTQVLQGLHYLHDQGVIHRDIKGANILTTKDGTVKLADFGVSTSTLAGGQDKEAQVVGTPYWMAPEIIQLSGASSASDIWSVGCTVIELLQGRPPYHNLAAMPALFAIVNDDHPPLPEGISAAARDFLMQCFQKDPNLRVSARKLLRHAWIVGCRRTDAPVSKPPANFNEAVEEVKQWNKALNSSGTSLRVSTGSDGLSRYSGATPKGRLSLAKPRLSAGAGASAFKLAELDDDNWDDDFATAISPSALQLPHLRPQDNFGGLLSADKLKAFASVNDLRNDVNNYDEDFEGDMMTIKGPNQQAYIEAQEQTIRPMSRKAIAPKPPSPPKMLHQRSKSSMDPAALPPRPGAMFREQSSEDYSDLFSDDDSVFDQKVHQAVRKGLRQPDAPQLFHPSDLTSLPRSMQTIEGSVRKKGPSRPSVLPDRPMRRTRSSIEIQKFAEDDDEDFSDIFGPEESIAEKEESERGSEEAGLMLMSRISGNSWLGDEDDEDDPFASMDPGWDEMDMDAKIARDRHARLAEKVEEMVGLLKMTEGEEYLADLAVELLNLLWENPDAKNLIITAHGLLPLLEILEPCTVKSKHHLIYHLLRLVNTIILDDVEIQENLCFVGGIPIITKFAARQYSNEIRLEAAAFVRQMYQTSTLTLQMFVSAGGLNVLVEFLDEDYDSSRDLVLIGVNGIWNVFELQGPTPKNDFCRIFSRSKILYPLALVLHRVLDEEGEDELSELIEGRIVNIFYLFSQAENYVKEVVADRQVLKSVLKDLRRMTPIHQITMLRFIKNLSMLSTTIESLHSADAIDFLIDLLSYSMKKNHKHLREISNQVLNTMFNLCRLSKERQEDAAVGGIIPLLLRIMKTDRPPKEFALPILCDMAHSGSKGRRYLWQNKGLDFYVSLLSDQYWQVTALDAILVWLQEETANVESHLMDNNFSRAIVSCFGTNRLNAFDFNLLEPLLKLLRLSPGLTVSLAKPEMFAGITQRLGHKKAVVRLNLLRLVRAIMDVCEPGFLGSGDGARTLNSAQMRSLMDSIQILAEKDSAVLVRNLASELVKSHSSYPPPVMMMNQGMASSTSVNLSASRRGSRHNTNYTPVGMQSPMSMTPQTPTHRSRGSIASNAYIEVAASPRRSGALDRDNVVYRPHSRDGPTNFPRRVSNDSSSAASSGGSSSGGYVPAVKSRLPRTPLAASIQGRSSAGMLRGEFMAPMVVRSESNLSSRGESGPRPNSSNNSVGMISTPKARHKTSSSSIEVMRQASR; from the exons ATGCCGGCAGAGAACATTTATCCCGCTAGCAATGGGCGGTTCGCCGGAGGGACGCCGCGAGAGAGATCCTCGACCCAGTCTACACCGTCACGCAAAGAGAGGGCAAGGGAGAACGCAGCGATGCAGGACCCAGGGCTGAAGGATTAT CGTCTGGGCGAATGCCTCGGAAAGGGAGCCTTTGGGTCGGTGTACAAGGCGTTTAACTGGGGCACCGGAGAGGCTGTTGCTATCAAGCAGATCAAGCTGACGGATCTGCCAAAGAGCGAATTGCGGATGATGGAG AGCGAAATTGATCTGCTCAAAAACCTGTTT CATGACAACATCGTCAAGTACATCGGTTTCGCCAAAACCACGGATTGTCTCAACATCATTCTAGA ATACTGCGAGAACGGCTCTCTACACTCAATATGCAGAGAGTACGGCAAGTTTCCCGAGAACCTGGTCGGTGTCTACATGACCCAGGTTCTCCAGGGCCTTCACTATCTCCACGACCAGGGTGTCATCCACCGTGACATCAAGGGCGCCAACATCCTCACCACCAAGGACGGAACGGTAAAGCTTGCCGACTTTGGGGTCTCGACTAGCACGCTGGCTGGTGGCCAGGATAAGGAGGCGCAAGTCGTAGGCACCCCGTACTGGATGGCCCCCGAGATTATTCAGCTATCGGGAGCCAGCTCCGCTTCGGATATTTGGAGCGTTGGCTGTACCGTTATCGAGCTTCTTCAGGGCAGGCCGCCTTATCACAACTTGGCAGCTATGCCGGCACtgtttgccattgtcaatgaCGACCACCCTCCACTGCCCGAGGGCATATCAGCT GCCGCCCGGGACTTTCTCATGCAGTGCTTTCAGAAGGATCCCAACCTCAGAGTGTCGGCTCGCAAGTTACTTAGGCATGCCTGGATCGTGGGATGCCGCCGCACTGATGCGCCGGTCTCGAAGCCGCCGGCCAACTTCAATGAGGCCGTCGAGGAGGTCAAGCAGTGGAACAAAGCGCTCAATTCTTCGGGAACTTCACTTCGTGTATCCACCGGCTCCGATGGCCTCTCTCGGTATTCTGGTGCAACGCCCAAGGGCCGCCTGAGCCTCGCCAAGCCCAGGCTGAGCGCGGGTGCGGGTGCGAGTGCTTTTAAGCTGGCCGAGTTAG ACGATGACAACTGGGATGACGACTTTGCGACGGCAATATCTCCCAGTGCTTTGCAGCTACCGCATCTAAGGCCGCAAGATAATTTTGGGGGCCTTCTTTCTGCTGACAAACTCAAGGCTTTTGCGTCGGTCAATGATCTCCGGAATGATGTAAATAACTACGACGAGGACTTTGAAGGCGACATGATGACCATAAAGGGACCGAATCAGCAGGCCTACATCGAAGCACAAGAGCAGACGATTCGGCCAATGTCAAGAAAAGCCATAGCACCGAagcctccatcgccgccaaaaATGCTGCATCAAAGATCCAAGTCGAGCATGGATCCGGCAGCG CTGCCCCCTCGTCCTGGTGCCATGTTCCGAGAACAAAGCTCTGAAGACTACTCCGACCTCTTCTCTGATGACGATAGTGTGTTTGACCAAAAGGTTCATCAGGCGGTCCGGAAG GGTCTTCGCCAACCTGATGCACCTCAGCTCTTCCATCCCTCTGACCTTACTAGCTTGCCCCGGTCAATGCAGACAATAGAGGGGAGCGTAAGAAAAAAGGGCCCCTCGAGGCCATCAGTTCTCCCCGATCGTCCCATGAGACGCACTCGCTCCTCTATCGAGATCCAGAAGTTCgccgaagatgatgacgaggacttCTCTGACATATTCGGGCCCGAAGAATCAATcgctgaaaaagaagaaagcgaaCGGGGATccgaagaagctggcctTATGCTCATGTCAAGGATCTCAGGAAACTCTTGGCtgggcgatgaagacgacgaagatgaccCCTTTGCATCCATGGATCCAGGgtgggatgagatggacatggacgCAAAGATTGCACGAGACAGACATGCGCGCCTCGCAGAGAAAGTGGAGGAAATGGTTGGCCTTTTGAAAATGACAGAAGGCGAGGAGTACTTGGCAGATCTTGCTGTCGAATTA CTGAATCTACTCTGGGAAAATCCAGATGCAAAGAATTTAATCATCACCGCTCACGGATTGCTTCCTCTTTTGGAAATTCTAGAGCCTTGTACAGTGAAGAGCAAGCATCACCTGATTTACCATTTGCTTCGACTTGTCAATACG ATTATCCTTGACGATGTTGAAATTCAAGAGAATCTGTGTTTTGTTGGTGGTATACCCATTATCACGAAATTCGCTGCCCGCCAGTATTCCAACGAGATTCGTCTTGAAGCAGCCGCATTTGTCCGCCAAATGTATCAGACCTCGACTTTGACGCTGCAGATGTTTGTTTCAGCAGGTGGTTTGAACGTTCTTGTCGAATTCCTAGACGAAGATTACGATAGCTCTCGAGATCTTGTGCTTATCGGTGTAAACGGCATTTGGAATGTGTTTGAACTACAGGGGCCAACTCCCAAAAATGACTTTTGCAGAATCTTCTCGAGAAGCAAAATTCTTTACCCGCTAGCGCTTGTCCTCCACCGAGTTCTCGATGAAGAAGGGGAGGATGAGCTCAGTGAGCTTATTGAAGGGCGCATTGTGAATATCTTCTACCTCTTCAGCCAGGCGGAGAATTATGTCAAGGAGGTGGTGGCAGATCGACAGGTGCTGAAGAGCGTCCTCAAAGATCTCCGACGAATGACGCCGATCCATCAGATCACCATGCTCAGATTCATCAAGAATCTTTCCATGCTCTCAACAACCATTGAATCACTGCACTCCGCTGATGCCATTGACTTCCTCATCGACCTGTTAAGCTAcagcatgaagaagaacCACAAACACCTCCGCGAGATCTCTAATCAGGTTCTCAACACGATGTTCAACCTCTGCCGGCTAAGCAAAGAAAGGCAGGAAGACGCTGCCGTTGGAGGCATCATCCCGTTGTTGCTGCGGATCATGAAGACAGACCGGCCGCCGAAGGAATTTGCCCTGCCGATTCTTTGCGACATGGCCCACTCCGGGTCAAAGGGACGACGGTACCTTTGGCAGAACAAGGGCCTCGATTTTTATGTCTCCCTTTTGTCTGACCAGTACTGGCAAGTCACTGCGCTGGACGCCATCTTGGTGTGGCTGCAGGAGGAAACTGCCAACGTGGAGAGCCACCTGATGGACAACAACTTCTCACGAGCCATCGTCTCTTGCTTTGGCACTAATAGGCTCAACGCATTCGACTTTAACCTTTTGGAGCCGCTGCTCAAGCTTCTTCGACTGAGCCCGGGGTTGACAGTATCACTAGCAAAGCCCGAAATGTTTGCCGGCATTACCCAGCGGCTGGGGCATAAGAAGGCGGTGGTGCGGCTGAACTTGCTGCGTCTTGTGCGTGCCATTATGGACGTCTGTGAGCCAGGATTTCTCGGTAGCGGAGACGGCGCCAGGACACTCAACAGCGCCCAGATGCGGTCTCTCATGGACTCGATCCAGATCTTGGCAGAGAAGGACTCCGCCGTGCTGGTTCGCAATCTTGCCTCAGAGCTGGTCAAGTCGCACTCTTCCTACCCGCCCCCGGTCATGATGATGAACCAGGGAATGGCGTCTTCCACGTCGGTCAACTTATCCGCTTCCAGACGCGGGTCACGGCACAACACAAACTATACGCCTGTGGGCATGCAGTCCCCAATGTCCATGACGCCTCAGACACCAACCCATaggagcagaggcagcaTAGCAAGCAATGCCTACATCGAGGTCGCTGCCAGCCCTCGGCGCTCAGGAGCACTCGACCGGGACAACGTCGTATATCGACCTCACAGCCGTGACGGACCTACAAACTTCCCTCGACGTGTTAGCAACGACTCGAGCTCAGCGGCCAGtagcggtggcagcagctccggcggTTACGTGCCAGCAGTGAAGAGCAGACTTCCGCGAACACCTCTAGCAGCGAGCATCCAGggccgcagcagcgcggGGATGCTCAGGGGCGAATTCATGGCCCCCATGGTTGTCCGCAGCGAGAGCAACTTGAGCAGCAGGGGCGAGAGCGGACCTCGACCGAatagcagcaacaacagcgtGGGGATGATTTCGACGCCCAAGGCGAGGCATAAaacgtcttcgtcgtcaatTGAAGTCATGAGACAAGCAAGTCGATAA